The proteins below come from a single Corylus avellana chromosome ca3, CavTom2PMs-1.0 genomic window:
- the LOC132174522 gene encoding uncharacterized protein LOC132174522 — translation MDILHHIHVFLSPTKKISTIRKSMDAITHLFVYSLFFSLFRISITQDSIIPSQSIRDGGTTLVSAGGSFQLGFFSPSNSNSRYVGIWYTVSSEIVVWVANREASLSDHSGILKVTDGGILVLLNSTSDVVWSSNTSRTVENPVAQLLDTGNLVLKDRNDGDPEKFLWQSFDYPCDTLLPEMKFGWNLVTGLERFLSPWKSTEDPAQGEYSVRIDLRGYPQWVNMEGDSIKTRPGSWNGLRFTGYPLLRSNPVFEYEFVLNEKEVYYQYKLYNTSVLSRLQVNPSGVPQRFNWVDRKRSWELFFTLHTDECDNYDLCGGYATCNINKSPPCACLEGFLPKSPKNWDSVLDWSDGCVRRTPLECNGGDGFLKRTRLKLPDTSSSWYNKSMSLKECEGICLKNCNCTAYTSLDVRGGGSGCVLWFGSLIDISEYSGSESGQDLYIRMATLELEHLEKKRHSGEKKLVAIIVSSALLFVGMTIVALVSYIWKKKLKTQGTKKTILGEDMELPMFDLATIANATDNFSNNKKLGEGGFGPVYKGKLPDGRDIVVKRLSKNSKQGLNELKNEVILIAKLQHRNLVRLLGCCIQENENMLIYEYMPNKSLDFLIFDPAKSKLLDWHKRINIIYGVAKGLLYLHEDSRLRIIHRDLKASNILLDNNMNPKISDFGLAKSFGGDQIDSETNRIIGTYGYMSPEYAVHGQYSIKSDVFSFGVLVLEILSGKKNSGFCHPNHHLNLLGHAWKLWIEDKPMELIDELVGNSCTLSSVLQHIHVGLLCVQQRPEDRPNMSSVVQMLTSESLLPKPKQPGFFTDSPTAGFSSKHGTSSANEISNTVFEVIKSTTKTTPMAAPITTITFIVWFSFNSEADILMYRSCPLAGNCLISSRSPYQMAQPLPPPLMSETAPSFFGFDPYEALMRGEFKNRVDLQLLLTAVMNAVPRAAPVVLLRAFLHDIIRVVMKLKTPVLDFLNLKAVLLDSKPLSLNSPTKQQSCSGREICKSMESSTLPSTFIVLNLVFFCFQISLAVDSITRSQTVTDGRTLVSKDGSFELGFFSPGSSKSRYLGIWYKKIPDTAVVWVANRVNPINDSSGILAINGRGNVLLLDSSKTVVWSTNSSKQPQNPVLQLLDSGNLVLRDDGKDGNSDNYLWQSFDYPSDTLLPDMKVGWDSKSGLNRRLTSWKSSDDPSPGHLVWGLALTNYPEGVLWRGSQIYYRTGPSNGVGVSGSPDLKTNPVFDFKLVDNDNEHYFIYTLKNNSVISRVILNQSHDVFQREIWIEAEETWKIYATSPTDYCDDYGLCGAYGNCFINESPVCQCLKGFKPKSQEKWELMDWSQGCVRSQPLSCHDKHNHGFVRFVGLKLPDTTHTWLNESMNLKECRAKCLDNCSCMAYANSDIRGGGSGCAIWFGDLIDIREFPESGQDLYIRMAASDLLEMKDDTEKIKIAAISVGSVIIISAMILASKYIRRSRTKLKEEMEKSRRIGLNDQGQEEDMDIQFFDLSTITKATDNFSIDNKLGEGGFGPVYKGLLADGQEIAVKRLSRSSGQGVNEFKNEVLLIAKLQHRNLVKLLGCCIQGEEKMLVYEYMPNKSLDFFIFDKTRGQLLDWPKRFHIIGGIARGLLYLHEDSRLRIIHRDLKASNVLLDGEMNPKISDFGMARTCGGNQTQGNTNIIVGTYGYMAPEYAFDGLFSTKSDVFSFGIILLEIVSGKRNRGLSNQDHNLNLVGYAWKLWKEGRPLELMDACLEDSHSQPSEVLRCIHVSLLSVQQRPEDRPSMSSIVLMLGSESSLPQPKEPGFFMEKDTNEPYSFSSKHESSTTNEISITQLEAR, via the exons ATGGATATACTACACCACATACATGTATTCCTTTCTCctactaaaaaaatatcaacCATTAGAAAATCAATGGATGCCATTACCCATCTTTTCGTCTATTCTTTGTTCTTCTCTCTGTTTAGAATCTCCATTACACAAGACTCTATTATTCCAAGTCAGTCAATCAGAGACGGTGGCACTACTTTAGTTTCAGCTGGCGGATCATTCCAGTTGGGATTCTTCAGCCCAAGTAACTCCAATAGTCGATATGTGGGAATTTGGTACACAGTATCTTCGGAGATAGTTGTATGGGTAGCCAACAGAGAAGCTTCGCTTAGCGATCACTCGGGAATTTTAAAGGTCACTGATGGTGGAATTCTTGTGCTTCTTAATAGCACGAGTGATGTTGTTTGGTCATCTAATACATCAAGAACCGTAGAAAATCCAGTTGCGCAGCTCTTGGACACCGGAAATCTTGTTTTGAAAGATAGAAACGATGGTGACCCAGAGAAGTTTTTGTGGCAGAGTTTTGATTATCCTTGTGACACGCTCCTACCAGAAATGAAGTTTGGATGGAACTTAGTAACTGGTCTAGAGAGGTTTTTATCACCTTGGAAGAGCACGGAAGATCCTGCTCAAGGTGAGTATTCTGTACGGATAGATCTTCGTGGGTATCCACAGTGGGTTAATATGGAGGGAGATTCAATAAAGACTAGACCAGGGTCATGGAATGGCCTTCGTTTTACGGGATATCCTCTATTAAGATCCAATCCAGTATTTGAGTATGAATTCGTGTTGAATGAGAAGGAGGTCTATTACCAGTACAAGCTATATAACACTTCCGTTTTATCAAGATTACAGGTAAACCCATCAGGCGTTCCGCAACGATTCAATTGGGTGGATCGAAAACGGAGTTGGGAGCTTTTCTTTACATTACACACAGATGAGTGCGACAATTATGATTTATGCGGTGGATATGCTACCTGCAACATCAATAAATCTCCTCCATGTGCATGCTTGGAAGGATTCCTACCCAAGTCTCCAAAAAATTGGGATTCAGTACTAGATTGGTCTGATGGGTGTGTTCGAAGGACTCCTTTGGAATGCAATGGCGGAGATGGATTCCTGAAGCGCACGCGGTTGAAATTGCCGGACACATCTTCTTCATGGTATAACAAGAGCATGAGCCTCAAGGAATGCGAAGGAATATGTTTGAAAAACTGCAACTGCACAGCATATACAAGTTTAGATGTCAGGGGAGGAGGAAGCGGCTGCGTGCTTTGGTTTGGTAGCCTAATTGATATAAGCGAATACTCCGGCTCCGAGTCTGGGCAAGACCTCTATATCAGGATGGCCACTTTAGAACTCG AACATCTTGAGAAAAAGAGGCACTCCGGTGAGAAGAAACTAGTAGCAATTATAGTCAGCTCAGCATTACTATTCGTGGGAATGACAATAGTTGCACTAGTCTCATACATATGGAAGAAGAAACTCAAGACCCAAG gaaccaaaaaaacaattcttgGGGAAGATATGGAGTTACCAATGTTTGATCTAGCAACCATAGCTAATGCAACAgataatttttcaaacaacaagaaactggGAGAAGGTGGCTTTGGACCTGTGTACAAG GGTAAATTGCCAGATGGAAGAGATATAGTTGTGAAGAGGCTCTCAAAGAATTCTAAACAAGGATTGAACGagttaaaaaatgaagttattttGATTGCCAAACTTCAACATCGTAATCTTGTGAGGCTTCTTGGTTGTTGCATTCAAGAGAATGAGAACATGTTAATCTATGAATATATGCCCAACAAAAGCTTGGACTTCttaatttttg ATCCAGCAAAGAGTAAATTACTAGATTGGCATAAGCGCATTAACATTATTTATGGTGTTGCTAAAGGGCTCCTCTATCTTCATGAAGACTCTAGATTGCGAATTATTCATAGAGATCTCAAAGCTAGCAATATCCTTCTTGATAAcaatatgaatccaaaaatttcagacTTTGGCCTTGCTAAATCATTCGGGGGAGATCAAATTGATTCCGAGACCAATAGGATtattggaacata TGGATATATGTCTCCCGAGTATGCAGTGCATGGACAGTATTCAataaaatctgatgtatttagCTTTGGAGTTTTAGTATTAGAGATATTGAGTGGAAAGAAGAACAGTGGATTTTGTCACCCAAACCACCACCTTAATCTTCTTGGACAT GCATGGAAACTATGGATTGAAGACAAGCCAATGGAACTGATCGATGAATTGGTAGGTAACTCTTGCACTCTATCTAGTGTATTACAACACATTCATGTGGGTCTGTTATGTGTGCAACAAAGACCGGAAGATAGACCAAACATGTCGTCTGTTGTTCAAATGTTGACCAGTGAGAGTTTATTGCCTAAGCCGAAACAGCCTGGTTTCTTTACGGATTCACCTACAGCAGGTTTTTCTAGCAAGCATGGCACTTCTTCAGCTAACGAAATCTCCAATACAGTGTTTGAA GTGATTAAGAGCACCACAAAGACTACGCCAATGGCAGCTCCAATTACCACTATCACCTTCATCGTTTGGTTCTCCTTCAACTCTGAAGCAGACATTCTAATGTACAGATCCTGCCCATTAGCCGGAAACTGTCTAATATCAAGCAGGTCACCATACCAGATGGCGCAGCCACTACCTCCTCCTCTGATGTCTGAGACT GCTCCAAGCTTTTTTGGCTTCGATCCATATGAAGCGCTGATGCGAGGAGAGT TCAAAAACCGGGTTGACCTTCAACTCCTGCTCACCGCTGTTATGAACGCCGTTCCACGGGCCGCCCCGGTAGTACTTCTCAGAGCCTTTCTTCATGACATTATCAGGGTAGTTATGAAGCTCAAGACCCCAG TACTAGATTTCCTGAATCTAAAAGCTGTGCTATTGGATTCCAAGCCTCTTTCGTTGAATTCGCCGACCAAACAACAGTCCTGTTCTGGCCGAGAA ATCTGCAAATCAATGGAAAGTAGTACTCTTCCCTCTACGTTTATTGTTCTTAACTTGGTCTTTTTCTGCTTCCAAATCTCCTTAGCAGTTGACAGCATTACTCGATCACAAACTGTCACTGATGGCAGAACCTTAGTTTCCAAAGACGGAAGCTTTGAACTTGGTTTCTTCAGTCCCGGGAGTTCCAAGAGTCGTTACTTGGGAATTTGGTACAAGAAAATCCCAGATACAGCTGTCGTTTGGGTTGCAAACCGGGTTAACCCAATCAATGACTCATCTGGGATTTTGGCAATAAACGGCAGGGGCAATGTTCTCCTCCTCGACAGCAGCAAGACGGTTGTTTGGTCTACAAACTCTTCGAAACAGCCTCAGAATCCAGTGTTGCAACTCTTAGATTCGGGAAATCTTGTCTTGAGAGATGATGGGAAAGATGGAAATTCAGACAACTATTTGTGGCAGAGCTTTGATTACCCATCTGATACATTGCTACCAGATATGAAGGTAGGATGGGATTCAAAGAGCGGTCTGAACCGGCGTCTAACGTCGTGGAAGAGCTCAGACGATCCATCTCCAGGACACTTGGTTTGGGGGCTTGCTCTGACTAACTACCCTGAGGGTGTTTTGTGGCGAGGCTCACAGATATACTACCGCACCGGCCCATCAAACGGCGTCGGAGTTAGCGGTTCTCCAGATTTGAAGACAAATCCAGTTTTTGATTTCAAGCTTGTCGACAATGACAACGAGCATTACTTCATATACACTCTGAAAAATAACTCTGTTATCTCCAGAGTAATTCTGAACCAGAGTCACGATGTGTTTCAACGTGAGATATGGATAGAAGCAGAGGAGACTTGGAAAATCTACGCAACATCGCCTACAGACTACTGCGACGATTATGGGCTTTGTGGCGCCTATGGCAATTGTTTCATCAATGAATCTCCTGTCTGCCAATGTTTGAAAGGATTCAAGCCCAAATCACAAGAGAAATGGGAATTAATGGATTGGTCTCAAGGCTGTGTACGCAGCCAACCGTTGAGCTGCCATGATAAACATAATCATGGATTTGTCAGATTTGTTGGCTTGAAACTCCCAGATACCACCCATACATGGCTCAACGAAAGTATGAATCTGAAGGAATGCAGGGCAAAATGCTTGGACAACTGCTCCTGTATGGCTTATGCAAACTCAGATATCAGAGGAGGAGGTAGTGGCTGCGCCATCTGGTTTGGTGATCTAATTGACATCAGAGAATTTCCAGAATCTGGGCAGGATCTTTACATTCGAATGGCTGCTTCAGATCTGTTAG AGATGAAAGATGATACTGAAAAGATCAAGATAGCAGCGATATCTGTAGGTTCCGTTATAATTATTTCTGCGATGATCTTAGCTAGCAAATACATTCGCAGAAGCAGGACAAAGTTAAAAG AGGAAATGGAGAAAAGTAGAAGAATTGGTCTGAACGATCAAGGCCAAGAAGAAGacatggatatccaattttttgaCCTTTCCACAATAACTAAAGCCACCGATAACTTTTCAATCGACAACAAGCTTGGAGAAGGTGGTTTTGGACCCGTTTACAAG GGTTTACTAGCAGATGGACAAGAAATTGCTGTAAAGAGGCTTTCAAGGAGTTCTGGACAAGGAGTGAACGAGTTCAAAAATGAAGTATTATTGATTGCTAAGCTTCAGCATCGAAATCTAGTAAAGCTTCTTGGTTGTTGCATTCAGGGAGAAGAGAAAATGTTGGTCTATGAATACATGCCGAACAAGAGCTTggactttttcatttttg ATAAAACAAGAGGTCAACTACTCGATTGGCCTAAGCGCTTCCATATTATTGGTGGGATTGCAAGGGGGCTTCTCTATCTTCACGAAGATTCCAGATTGAGGATCATACATAGAGATCTCAAGGCAAGTAATGTTTTACTTGATGGCGAGATGAATCCCAAAATTTCAGACTTCGGCATGGCTAGAACTTGTGGAGGAAATCAGACTCAAGGAAACACAAACATAATTGTTGGAACTTA TGGTTATATGGCACCAGAATATGCTTTTGATGGCCTTTTTTCGACAAAGTCTGATGTCTTTAGCTTTGGCATCATATTGCTGGAGATTGTGAGCGGAAAGAGAAATAGAGGGCTCTCTAATCAAGACCACAACCTAAACCTCGTCGGATAT GCGTGGAAACTGTGGAAAGAAGGGAGACCTTTGGAATTGATGGATGCTTGCTTAGAGGACTCACACTCTCAGCCATCTGAAGTTCTGCGTTGTATCCATGTTAGTCTCCTATCTGTGCAGCAGCGTCCTGAAGATAGGCCAAGCATGTCTTCCATAGTTCTCATGTTGGGTAGTGAGAGTTCCTTGCCTCAACCCAAAGAACCTGGTTTTTTCATGGAGAAAGATACAAATGAACCATACTCTTTTTCAAGTAAGCATGAATCATCTACGACCAATGAAATAAGCATTACACAACTGGAGGCTCGATAA
- the LOC132173743 gene encoding G-type lectin S-receptor-like serine/threonine-protein kinase At4g27290 — protein sequence MNFFSFVIPITHILFFFSGLSHAVDTITQSQSISDGDGGSGRSLVSKDERFELGFFSPGSSTNRFLGIWYKNIPLRTVVWVANRRNPIKDLSGVLMVNGSGNLLLLGQNRTVVWSANSTKEARNPIAQLLDSGNLVLRDDQEKEENPENYLWQSFDYPSDTLLPGMKFGWDLRTGLERRLSAWKSPDDPSPGELTWGLELHNYPDNVMKKGSEKYYRGGPWNGVHNSGEPELKVNPVFDFNFVSNKDEAYYIYQMINKSVISRLVLNQTLSSHQRFIWIEAKKAWSLYASVPKDNCDKYNLCGAYGNCIIGESPVCQCLKGFKPKSAETWNPENWSQGCLRSKKLSCQDKHKDGFVKLVGLKLPDTTNTWVDESLNLKQCKVKCLSNCSCMAYTVSDIRGGGSGCAIWYGDLLDIRQFPANGQDLYIRMSASELKENQKIKVIVVIGAAIGVVFVVLLITYCIRKRRTNFRGKLKNDVIIDQNIEGQKEDLELPLFDLSTICNATDNFSWRNKLGEGGFGPVYKGTLVDGQDIAVKRLSRSSGQGPNEFKNEVILIAKLQHRNLVKLLGCCIQGEEKMLVYEYMPNRSLDSFIFDKTRAKVLCWSMRFHIICGIARGLLYLHEDSRLRIIHRDLKTSNILLDSRMNPKISDFGLARICGGDQTEGTTNRVVGTYGYMAPEYAIDGLFSVKSDVFSFGILLLEILSGKRSRGVFHSDTSLNLIGHAWELWREGRHSELIDKCLGDSCTFSVALRCFHVGLLCVQLHPEERPSMLSVVTMLSSDNSLPEPKEPGLYVGKSLSCEDPPWRNQQSSSTNYISITSLDAR from the exons atgaattttttttcttttgtgattcCGATTACCCacatactttttttcttctctggaTTATCCCACGCTGTTGACACAATTACTCAATCCCAGTCCATCAGCGACGGTGACGGCGGCAGCGGCAGGAGCTTGGTTTCCAAGGATGAAAGATTTGAACTGGGTTTCTTCAGTCCAGGTAGTTCCACAAACCGTTTTTTGGGAATTTGGTACAAGAATATCCCTCTCAGAACTGTTGTTTGGGTAGCAAACCGGCGCAACCCAATCAAGGATTTGTCCGGCGTGTTGATGGTAAACGGCTCAGGTAATCTCCTACTTCTCGGCCAGAACAGGACTGTTGTTTGGTCGGCGAATTCAACGAAAGAGGCTCGGAATCCAATAGCACAGCTTTTAGATTCAGGAAATCTAGTACTAAGAGAtgatcaggaaaaagaagaaaatccaGAAAACTATCTGTGGCAAAGCTTTGACTATCCTTCTGATACATTGTTACCGGGGATGAAGTTCGGATGGGACTTAAGGACTGGTCTGGAACGGCGCCTATCTGCGTGGAAGAGTCCAGATGATCCATCTCCCGGAGAACTTACCTGGGGTCTTGAGCTTCATAACTACCCTGATAATGTCATGAAGAAAGGCTCTGAGAAGTACTACCGGGGCGGCCCGTGGAACGGCGTTCATAATAGCGGTGAGCCGGAGTTGAAGGTCAACCCGGTTTTTGACTTCAATTTTGTGTCCAACAAGGATGAAGCGTACTACATATACCAAATGATCAATAAGTCTGTGATCTCAAGACTAGTTTTGAACCAGACACTCTCCTCGCATCAGCGCTTCATATGGATCGAAGCGAAAAAAGCTTGGAGCCTGTATGCATCTGTGCCAAAAGACAACTGTGACAAATACAACCTTTGTGGTGCTTATGGAAATTGTATCATTGGTGAGTCGCCTGTCTGTCAATGTTTAAAAGGGTTCAAGCCTAAGTCAGCAGAAACATGGAATCCAGAGAATTGGTCTCAAGGATGTCTACGCAGTAAGAAATTGAGTTGCCAGGATAAGCATAAAGATGGGTTTGTAAAACTTGTTGGTCTCAAACTGCCAGATACAACAAATACTTGGGTGGATGAAAGTTTGAATCTCAAGCAATGCAAGGTCAAATGCTTGAGCAATTGTTCCTGTATGGCCTACACAGTCTCAGACATCAGAGGAGGAGGTAGTGGCTGCGCCATCTGGTATGGTGACCTGCTTGACATTAGACAGTTTCCGGCTAATGGGCAGGATCTGTACATTAGAATGTCTGCTTCAGAGTTGAAGGAGAACCAAAAGATCAAGGTGATAGTGGTAATTGGAGCTGCCATTGGCGTAGTCTTTGTGGTGCTCTTAATCACCTATTGCATTCGCAAAAGAAGGACAAACTTCAGAG GGAAACTGAAGAATGATGTGATCATAGACCAGAACATTGAAGGCCAAAAGGAAGACCTGGAGCTCCCCTTGTTCGACCTATCTACGATATGTAATGCCACTGACAACTTTTCATGGAGGAACAAGCTTGGTGAAGGTGGTTTTGGACCCGTGTACAAG GGTACACTAGTAGATGGACAAGATATCGCTGTGAAGAGGCTTTCACGGAGTTCTGGACAAGGACCGAAtgagtttaaaaatgaagttatattGATCGCCAAACTTCAGCACCGAAATCTtgttaagcttttgggttgttGCATTCAAGGAGAGGAGAAAATGCTAGTCTATGAATACATGCCCAATAGAAGCTTGGACTCCTTCATTTTTG ATAAAACAAGAGCTAAAGTTTTATGCTGGTCTATGCGCTTCCATATTATTTGTGGAATTGCTCGGGGACTTCTTTATCTTCACGAAGATTCCAGACTTCGGATAATACATAGAGATCTCAAAACAAGTAACATCTTACTTGATAGTAGGatgaacccaaaaatttcagattttgggcTGGCTAGAATTTGTGGAGGGGATCAGACTGAAGGAACCACAAACAGAGTGGTTGGAACTTA TGGTTATATGGCACCCGAATATGCCATTGATGGGCTATTCTCAGTAAAATCCGATGTCTTTAGCTTCGGAATATTGTTGCTAGAGATATTAAGCGGAAAGAGGAGCCGGGGGGTTTTCCATTCAGACACGAGTCTAAACCTTATTGGACAT GCATGGGAGTTGTGGAGAGAAGGCAGGCATTCTGAACTGATTGATAAGTGCTTAGGAGACTCGTGCACTTTTTCGGTGGCTTTACGTTGCTTCCATGTCGGTCTCTTATGCGTGCAACTACATCCTGAGGAGAGGCCTAGCATGTTGTCTGTGGTTACCATGTTGAGCAGTGACAATTCATTACCTGAACCCAAAGAGCCTGGTTTGTATGTCGGAAAAAGTCTGTCTTGTGAAGATCCTCCATGGAGAAACCAGCAATCATCGTCAACCAATTATATCTCTATCACATCGTTAGATGCTCGATAG